In Papaver somniferum cultivar HN1 chromosome 1, ASM357369v1, whole genome shotgun sequence, a genomic segment contains:
- the LOC113349360 gene encoding uncharacterized protein LOC113349360, giving the protein MVGKGYELSFKCFICENAQDSMDHILWKCAFSINIWRWLCSVFRFSHAKSFDDIWNSAKNKSPLIKEAWITAACSVIKELEFQKIKDCLNKSSQILKIIIKKTVFEGAFKMKGNNWNQNYDLRVISFFNLGPRHNKFQCIKACYWSPPPIGYTLFCCDGFSFGNPGVAGFGIVVRNHSCQVIGVLSGGIGITNNYVAEVYAVVCAVELAGECKSHHIILSSDSRTVITDFSKGQVPWFIRMRWLRVVSKVASVLFKHCFREVKFSADMWLKKEQV; this is encoded by the coding sequence ATGGTTGGGAAAGGTTATGAATTATCCTTCAAATGTTTCATTTGTGAGAATGCTCAGGATAGTATGGATCATATTCTTTGGAAATGTGCATTCAGTATTAACATATGGAGATGGTTGTGCTCTGTTTTTCGGTTCAGTCATGCAAAATCTTTTGATGATATATGGAACAGTGCAAAAAACAAAAGTCCACTGATTAAAGAAGCTTGGATCACTGCAGCTTGTTCAGTCATTAAAGAGCTTGagttccaaaaaataaaagaCTGTTTGAACAAATCAAGCCAAATACttaaaatcataatcaaaaaaaCGGTGTTTGAAGGGGCCTTTAAAATGAAAGGAAACAATTGGAACCAAAACTATGACCTCCGGGTAATTTCTTTTTTCAACCTGGGTCCTAGGCACAACAAGTTTCAATGCATTAAAGCTTGTTATTGGTCTCCACCTCCAATTGGGTACACTCTGTTTTGTTGTGATGGTTTTTCTTTTGGTAACCCTGGTGTTGCTGGATTTGGAATAGTGGTTAGAAACCATTCATGTCAGGTGATTGGTGTTTTGTCAGGTGGTATTGGCATTACAAATAACTATGTTGCAGAAGTTTATGCAGTAGTGTGTGCAGTTGAATTAGCAGGAGAATGCAAGTCGCATCACATTATTCTGTCTTCAGATTCTAGAACAGTGATAACTGACTTTTCCAAAGGTCAGGTTCCTTGGTTTATTAGAATGAGATGGCTGAGAGTTGTAAGTAAAGTTGCTTCAGTTTTGTTTAAGCATTGCTTTAGGGAAGTAAAGTTCTCTGCTGATATGTGGCTAAAAAAGGAGCAAGTTTAG